The DNA sequence acattgaaaaaaagtatgttccactaaatataaacgggtagatttttgatatgttaattagatatacctagggatcacaaaaaacttggaatgattactattgcaattagttatgggtcaaacgctagattgactggcctattaatCAGGGAATCATGCTGATTAAACTAAAAGTTGCACTGCACCATCGAGTTTAAGTTATGTATCAAAAACAAGTGTTTCTCTGCTTCTGATAACTACCGACTGTTGATTCTAGTGTGCAATGACCTGGATGGGAGATCATGATGATTTTCATGAGTGCCTTCCAAAGTAAATCAGAGCTGAACCCTCACCCGGACGAGTGGAGTGAAGTGGTAAACATGAGCACCTGGGCCAAGTTTATTTGCTGACACCGTTCTTCCTCTGAACTCTGTATAGATATTGTTCTGATAACCTCTGGGCACAGTAAAAtagcagagaaagagatagatatatACATAATAATCCCAGAGGGAAATAACATTTCCACTGGCTCAGCAACAGTGGAAAAGCACATCAAAGGCACATCAAAGGTGCATATTTTCTGTCTATGGTAAACACTTTTGGCAATAGTGTATATCTGACGGGCACCATCAAGGATGGTCATGCTTTGACCTTTTTTGTAGGGGTGCTCAGTGTtctggcctgtacagactacattattttttgtctttcacgattatcttttaggATTGACCAtttcagactaggcgatcagagaaccacaaaaccTTGCCACATCTTGGTCGTAAGACTGGCCACATTGCAAGATCATCTATCATAGCCTTCTCGTCGCGTTtcatcagtgtcagtgtcaacacgggagttgtaggagattccccaaaaattctgacatgctaTACTTTTGGTCGTAAGGTTGTGGAATGTCGTAGACAATAAATCGTGGGTCGTTGaatatgtcacattacaagacgcttcctccttcgagCGTCATTCCtgactttgaatattcggacacAACAACGAAAAATTGTCGTCCACGACACAATATTGGCAAAATCAGGCTGAAattgtgtagtctgtacaggctaTTAATTGTCCAGTTTGTCATCCAGCTGCAGCCCACGGTTCTTGTAGGTGCCCACTATCTCAATTTCACCCCTTTAGTTTTTGTAATGTTGAGCTGCTTTGTAGTGGTTCGAATGACGCAAGGCAACCAGACTCACCATGCAGACTCCTGACATTGGTTGTGTCATCAGCACATTTCTGAATGGCACAGCTCAGAGACGGAAGTCCACCGTGTAGAGAGTGAAGGGAGGCCAGCCCCATCCCTTTAGGTGCTCCTGTGCTGCCACATGCAGTCTCAGGTGTGACATCTCAGCAAATGCGTAAAATGGCACGCCAAATAGCTTTTAAAGTGCTGTATAATCTTACACTCACTGACTTGGTCAGCAATGATGTAGGAaggtgaatgggagagaggtgggggggctgCAACAAGGGCTGAGGGACAGGGTAGACAATATAGAGGAGGGAGGAACCTGGGTCGGGAGGGGGGTGCGGAGGAGGGACAGGGGAggtcctcccccctcctctctgctcttctgtgTTTTACAGCCTATGGTTCTCATTCCTTTCCAGACCTCCCGTACTGTATGTTTCTGTTCCGGCTTCTTCCTGTAGTTGTGTttagcctctctcacacactgttaCAGTTCCCTGTGTGCTGAGTGACTTCATCTCCtctttgagtgagagagagtgagaagtgcagtagtgctttaaagtcaattctgtgacttaggcctactggaagccagtgcagagatttgaGAATTGGAGTAATTTgatcagttctttttgtttttgtgagaacttCTGAGAACCCtatagctgctgcattttgaatcacctgaagctgtttgatagtcttctTAGGAAGAGTCCATTGCGGtaccctgctagagataaatgcatgaaggagtttttctaaatcatgttttgacatcagCCCTCTAAGTTTGGCAAATgttttgaggtggtaaaaagatgattcattttcatgtggctgttgaaatGCATTAGCACACCAAGATTTTTAACAgcctttgctttcaatccttttgtgtcaaggagagtggcaacccTGAGTCTTTCCTCCTTTTGACCAAATATAAttacttcagttttttcttGTTTAGGCTACTTTAGCTGTAGAAAATTGTGAGACATCCaggtgttgatttgttctataggcctacactgacACAGAGATCCAAGGGGACAATTAGTAGTTTGGCAGAGCTAGTACATTtgagtgtcatctgcatagatgatatgaaatcaaattagtTTGGATGCAACTAATTGCAGCAGAGGTTGAATAATAGGCCCCTAGGCTGCAAGATCGAGCCCAATTATGTGCAGGCAGGAGATAGGCTACATGAGATACACTCATAGGAAGAAATCTCgaacagatccacgactcaagggcccaacccatctcaGTTACAGTGAAGTCATTAAAGCCTTGAAAATCAACCTTCAGTTCCAAATCTCGAATCAAATTGGCCCCTCCTGACAGAGCGTGCCTGCGTGAGAGGCACGTTCTCCTGCGAGCTTCACAGTCTAGAAAAGGAggataatataaatataaaaatcaTAGATGTGATTGTGAGTTGCGAGTTGCACGGTTGCAGCCTTTGCATTAGTTgcaccagagacggttgaaaaagggtATTATTGGTTGCACTAATGCATATTGGGATTTAAAAGTCGAGTAGCCCACTTGTGCAGCCCTAAAACGCAATCTGCATTAATAGATTAACTTACACACCAGTGGCAGTGGGTCTGAAAGAAACACATGCATCCCGTGATTAAGTGGTAAAGTGTCATGTAGTGAATGGTCTGACACACCAAAGATGGCGTGAATATGAGAGCACAATTGCACGCACTGAACTCACTTCCTCCGAACCTTTTCTTTATTTACGTCATTTCCATCGATTCCCAAGAAAACGAAGATGGCGGCTGTTGTAGAGAGGGTAGATGTGGGTGTAGGAGCTACGGATTCTGATTCTGTTTCTCCCAGATTGTCCACTCCACCGCCAGATCAACCACACCAGAACAATCCGCTCCTTGGACTTCCAATAGTGGCCATCGAGACGATCCTGAATTTCTTGTCTTACGATGAAATAAGCCTGCTACGCCTGGTAAGatggaacaaaaacaaaccgTGTTGCGAATGCGGGATCTGCTGCTGAAAGGGAGTGCTGTAGACTCAGCCCACTCTCTCTCGAGCTGGGTGTTTATGAAGTTTTGTTGtatgtttaaaaaaatgtttatcacGCATTTATATTGCTCTATGTATGGTAGGAAGCTCATGTGATGTCGTGTTTACTGGACCTTGAATTTGGATTGGATGTTTGTCCTTCGGCGAATATGGCCCTCAGCAGAAGTTACCCTAGCCCCCATGGTTAGCTGTTCAACTACGTTACATGTAGTACCAGCTACCCAGCTCGCCGTTGTAAGCTACTTTGCAGTTATCGATTACATTGTCAGTGGCACGTTTGAAATCATCGTATTTTTGGCAGGACTCCTTTGACTGactttggtgttgttgttggtctCTTAAATTACCTCCGATTATATCTACCCGCAATCCTTTTGTCAGTTTTGCTGATCTTCAGAAGCTAGCTAGCCACTGTTGTAGAACTGCAAAACAGCGGCGCTCTTGGTAGCCTTTTTGGAGGATTGCTATCTTTAACCACTTTGTAAATGAGACTGTTTATGTCAATATAGATAGTACAAATCGGGTAGGTAACGTCAGCGTTAATTAAATTGCTGTTGTTGGTGTACTCCTGTAGTGTGTCGGATATTATTCGTATTGATATGTCTAACGAAATGTCAGGCACTTAACACATATCCACTGTCTGTTCCAGTTGTGATGCAGTGGACACCTCAGATCCTTGATCCTTACTTAAACTCTCTTTCCTCGGCACCTTATGAGTAAATGTGGATAGGGTGTAGTCGTCAAATGCCAACTTCTACACGTAGGCCTATTGCATCCAGTAACAAATCATTTAGTGATGATGGCATCATAGCCACAGCTCCACTTGGATGGATTTTGAAAAGCATAACTGTAAGCACAATGTCAGACCATAACCATTATCACAAATTATacaccacacatacagaccAACAGCAGTAATGCTTTGTGAACATTTCAATCCGcctatggtagcctactgtCCCTGTACTTGGggacagtaggctacagattGATGGGTCTCACCTGCCACCCTGCGTAATATGTATTTTGACTGGTTACTCCCATTAACTTTCTTTTGCTTCAGTTGATGTTCCTTTGTGATATCAATTTCCTTTCCGTTTTTCAATTCACCCAGTTGTACTATTCTGCTCTAAGTTTTCCACTGTGTCCACTTGTGGAGAGCCTTTATTGCTGGCAATGCCTGTCACAATCTCCAGGAGTCAGTTTGTAGATGTCTTGGTCTACCTTCATTTGACATCATATGGAGCACTGCTAATACAGCCAAAATCTTCTGATTGTATGTTATCTTGTCTTTGCATGCACTAAACTACTAGCTCCACACTTCCAGGAATTTATGCCAATCTGTATGCTACCTGAGGTCATTGACCTGTGCTCTGTGTAACCATAATTGCTTCTTCAACCCTTCTGCAGGTCTGTAAGCGTATGGACATGATCTGCCAACGCATGCTGAACCAGGGCTTCATTAAGGTGGAGCGCTACCACAGCCTGTGCCAGAAACAGGTCAAGGCTCAGTTGCCAAGGTCAGCAAAAACTTAACAGCCTATGAAAGACTCGTGAGTGTAGTTACTAACTTGCATTTATTGGTTAAAAGGTATCGCCAGTATAGCCCAAGATGGCTTCTTAATGTATACATTTGTTTTGGACAATCTTTTCATTTCTTGGTATGGTGGAAAGGTGTGTTAACTTTCTGTAAGGGCAGGGCTGcatgactgtgtttgtttttcttaccAGACTGGTTTGTAATAATGGTCATTTATTTCGTTTAGGCATATAGATTATTGTCAGTTTGTATtattaaatatacaaacttaTGAGACTAAATGATTCTACGAGCATGCAAATGTGCATCCCGTTCAGTCACTACAAATTAGCAGGTGCACTTTTACAAAGAACAAAGCACTTACAATTGATTGTTCAGTTAGGTAATTTATCTTGATGCCTGTGGCGCCATGAAGAAAATGACTGTTGTCTCAGGCTAGAATCAGAGTAATCCAATCTGCAGCTGGCTGCTCTCGCCACTGCTGTAACCGCAAACGAGCCTGCTGCATCGTGGGTAATTAAAGGAGGGAGGACATGTAGAGCGGATAGCTGGGTTGACACTTTAGAAACATGCAGCCTTGGAAATAAATGctcaaaataaatattttaaggGGGCTGGTGGCTTTCAAGTAATTGAATAAGCATGAGGAACCCTGTGGCATCAGCAGACTGACTTCAGGTTCCATATTAACTGCTGAGCTGTCAGCTCCAGAGGAGGAGGCTCTAACCTTTAAACGCAACCGGTTTGGATATGTCAGATTGGAACCTAGGAATACCACTAAAGTGTTGTGTGTCGAAGGCAGGTGGCTAATCGACCAGATTAAGTGAAAATAATTGTAATGGCTTTGCCCTGAACATGTCATCCAGTTAAGGGTAAAGCCTGCCTCAAGGTTAGGGATATATATGCCTAACTTTGTGCATTTATGCGGTCTCCTTGACAGAAGGGAATCTGAGCGCAGGAACCACTCACTTGCGCGACATGCTGACATCCTTGCTGCCGTGGAAACACGTCTCTCCCTGCTCAACATGACCTTCATGAAATACGTCGATTCAAACCTGTGCTGCTTCATCCCTGGAAAGGTGCTGACTGAAATTTAAGTGCACACTGTATCAAATTCTAAACGGCCATAAATCATTTTTACTTTTTGGATTTTGATGCAGATTATATTGTTATCTGTGAGTTTCAGAATTCATGCCAGATTGGACAGTTTCTATGTTACAGGAACCCACGTAGACTAGCTAGTCAAGCCAGAATGAGTGTACCAATTACTAAATTCAGGAGTAGTTGAACTGATAAATAATTGGACAAGTTTTTTCTACTATAATGAATTGCTTATTAGTGTGTCAAATGATAAATTATACTGATTAGCCATTGTGCACTGTCTGCCCACAATGGTCTATTATATATTAATTTAGACTGTCTCTCTAGTGATTTGCCACATGAGGGCGCTCTCGTCCCAGATAAGAAGCAATGACAATAGAAACATCATACAATGTAGTCATACTGTGATGAAAATAGAAGTGATTTTCTGTTAATGTTGTCCTCAAGCAACCATGAATTTTCAGTGTTCAGTAAAGTCCAATTCAGATGCACTACAACCACCAGTAAAAGTCTTTAGACAAGCACACTGAAGAGTATGAGATTCTGTACAGAACCTGTAGGCAAAGAGCTGACGCGTCCTCTGTGATTGGCCGGCAGGTGATTGATGAGATCTACCGCGTGCTGCGCTACGTGAACTCGACGCGAGCCCCTCAGCGGGCCCACGAGGTCCTGCAGGAGCTCAGGGACATCTCCTCCATGGCCATGGAGTACTTTGATGAGAAGATTGTCCCCATTCTTAAGAAGAAGCTTCCGGGAGCGGACCTCTCGGGCCGTCTCATTGGCTCTGCTCCAGGTAGGGTTGATGGTGAAGTAGATGGATCCTGTGTTTGATATTGCAATGTCTCAACCTTAAATATACCTGCATGTATGTATTGATGTACGGTTGATAATAGAATACCTGCTGATGTCTATGTCTATTTGACATTCATCAGGAGATGTTGTCTAACAAGAGTGTTGATTGACTGTAATAAATAGATGCTTTATCAAGGGGAATTTAGCAATACACTAGTTTACATAGACATACAGAAGAAATCACTGACAATAATTATGAAAATGCTGTGGTTAGATAAGGGTCTATTCAACTCCGATTACAGGCAGGTAACTGTGATGCAGTAAACACAAGTCAAGAGCTGTCATTGTAAGAGTATGTGTCCATGGGCTTAGTACAAAATGATTAGGATTGCTATAATACACAAAATATCAACCAGTAATAGATAAGGAACAAAATAATGGCAATGCCGTGGTAAGTAGCTCTGTAACAGTAGTCTGGAGTCATGTTGTTCTGATTGGTTCCTGAATGTGATTAGGGGCcaagccgtggcctactggttagggctttgagcttgtaaccggaaggttgccggttcgctccctgaccagtccatggctgaagtgcccttgagcaaggcacctaacccctgggTTAGTGTgagattcacctcactgtgtgttcactgtgtgctgtgtgtgttctctaattCGGataaaattgggttaaatgcagagaacgaatttccctcacgggatcaaaaaagtttatatacttatactatacCATGCTTTCTTAGTGGCAGGCCCTTCCACCTCTCTGACCACCATGTCTCTGCTGGCGAAGAACACGCCGTCGCGCTCCGAGATGACCAAGGTGCAGCAGCAGGTGAAGGTGAACGGCGCGTCCATGACGGCGCTGCGGCGGGAGATGCAAGAGGTGCGCGTCAAGCAGCtggagcagcagaagcagctgcAGGATCAGGAGCAGAAGCTGCTGGAGCAGTCGCAGGTCATCGGCGAGCAGAACGCCCGGCTGGCCGAGCTCGAGCACAAGCTGCGCGAACTGATGGACCGCGCGGTGGGCGGCGGAGCGGCGCCGACGTCTGCGATGGCTCGGGCTTCCACCTCTGCGGCgtcgtcatcctcctcctcttcctcctcctcgtcgacAGCTGTGGCTATGGCCAGCACGTCTGCAGCCGCAGCTGCTGTTGCCGTGGCGGCGGTAGCGTCGTCCATCACGGGCGCCGTGGTTTCGGATGGCGCAGAGGAGGACGGCGTTCCGTCGCTCAAGCGCTCCAGGAAGAGCCTGGATCTCCCGCGTCAGTCCAAACGCCTGCGCAGCAAGAAATAGACAGacattaagtttttttttttctttctctcttttttgttttgtttccctggttcaattgttttttttttgtcagtacTTTGCACCCACATGTGTCTGGAAGAGCCATGTGGACATGAATTCGGAGAGGGAGAGTCCCGGGGGTCGCAGTTTATTTTGCATGTTAACTCTACTGCTCCGAGACTcaattacacatacatacatagaagTGTGTACAGACATAAGCCCAGCATTAAATCTTTCAGTTcttttggggggggtggggggtgggttgttAGGGCATACCAGGGCATGAATGAATCGCCacacagaaggaaaaaaaagtgcTTTTCTCAGTGCCATGTAATGTACAGAAAGAGAAAGCCCTGAAGCCAATCGGGAACACACAATAGGAAATCAAGCCCTCAGAACTGCCTGCTTGTCAGTCATTGCTGTATGTAACCTCTGTTTAAGTGAGGCACATGAAGAGGTAGCGCTCTCATCGTGGTGAAGTTGTGTAGATGGTTATGTGCCTTTTTGTTGGCACTAATATGTAGCGTTGACCACAGACTGTGgccctgtctgtgtgcatgtgtatatagatatatatttaAACCTTACGAATCAAATCAGCCAATCCGATTAGGAGAACACTCTGATGCCTGGTGTCCAGGGTGATTTTTGCGTTGTCTCAGAATCAGTAAATTCAAAATAAATTGAAGGGTTCATCCAGTGGAGCTTTGTCTAAATAAAGCCAATTATGTAGTGTAGGTAGCGCCTCTGAAGACGTATGCCCATCAGTCATAGCATACAGGGCTGGGCTTAGGGAGCAGTGTTGGGGCTTTTGTGCACATAGATGGAGTGTAACCCTGTTGTCTTGCTTCAGTTAAAGTAAAAACATCAACTACTGATCCAGTACCATACAGCAGAGTGTGTCACTGGTTGCCTGTATTCATGACCGTATGATGAGCCAAGCCCTGTATTGGTGCAATATAAatggctgatttttttttttttttttccttttgttcaGTGTAATCTCTTTTGTACTATTACAACTTTGGACCAGTTCACACTCAATGAGAAGGTATACAGAGTCTACGGAACTAGAAAAGTGCTCTTTTGCTCAAAGTGCTGGAGAAATTGCTCTTGTAGTGTCCAAGTGAATACGGCGTGTTTGTTGTACACTGTCTGCATTTGGGGGTTCTTCCATAGTTCTGGCAGCTGTAGCAGCTCTGATGTTAATGCAGATGTTAAACTTCATACTTTGACAGAGGTGTTCATCTGTAAATATTCCTTACTCACATTTAAAGCATCAAAGCTGGTCTCCAGAGTAACATCGAAAACAACAATCAACGTTAGTGTTAGCACCTTTTTGGAAACAACTCTACAACTATTAAATTGTTTTACCAAAGTTCGATTAAGTGAACGCCCCAAAACCTTGAAGCAACATAGCGCTAATATGGCATTTGACAAATTATTGTTGCTTGTTCATTAAAGATGGGGTCTTTTGTTATATATGGAGTCTGTGAGATGTTTTCATGTAGTCCATCACCAATGAAAAGAAATTGGCCACATGTGATGTTTTATGTAATGCCatcactgactcatcagatcaCAAAAATAACTTTGTCTTGGTCTGGAATGTTATCTGTGTATACAATTCATCCTTGAGAAAAACTGTCCCTTTGGAAGAATTCATAAAAGTACCTTATGTCCCTTTTAACGTCAACAGTCAGTGGTGGACTTGAAAATGAAAGGGGCAGTCGCTGGTCAGGTTTCTCCAAATAAGGACTGAAACAAATCTTCTGTAATTGTAAGGGTTATGTTGCTTAACGATCTGCTGACTTATTGCCTTGGCCAGTTGTTCTGTGATCCCATTGCCTGGATCTGAACATTTGTTTGGGCTGACTAACACCCAGAGGTAGCAGTCTCTAGCCAGCTCAGACTGTTTGCATCCCATGGAAGTGGTTGGCACTGAAACTCTCCCCGAAGAGCTCCCCCTTCCAATGCCCTAAAGCAGTCCTTGGCAGTGGTTTTCTTTACTGATGTATTCTGGGAAATGCAGTAATCCACTGAAAAGCTCAGACTAGACTCAAAAACAGGGCGCAGTGAGCAATGTAATTGAAGGGATGCGCGCAAACCTACATTTAAAAGTGTGGCTCAATGCAAGACTGTCTCAGTTtagaaatgactgtactgtaaactTCATGTATTTCAAATTTAGATTGTGGAATTATTTCATGTATGTAAAAGGAAAACCTAATCTTGTAATCTAGCCTGGTTTGGGCTTAAACACATGGTTTGTTGCACACATTACTGTtacaaatgtacaaatgaaACATATTAAACAGAATTAACGTATCAATATCGTTCCCTGTGCATTAATCAATTTAATCTTGCTTTGTCACTTCAGTTTTATAATTGATATTGTCCAATTAGAAACTAACTGCTTCTCACAGTTTAACCAGATTGTTTTGTATCAGAATGTTCACAATCTTGGTCCAGTCTCTGTTCATCTCATTGTATCTTCAGGAGCTGATACCCACCACAGAAATGTTGTCAGTTCCACGTTTAGTAGAGCTACAACATTGTGCACTAAATAACCTTTCTATAGCCTAGTTATATGTAATGGTCAATCATTTCATGAGGTGTAATGCAATGAAAGTGCAATTATATTGCAATAAATTGctttcagtagcctaggcctacaatcCTACGGTGGTTGTAGGAAAATagaaacatttcccttgaaattGGAAGCCTATAAGCAACCTGGATAACTGGAGTATCATTGACTTTAAAGAGTCAAagatttgtaaacaaaatcagATCAAATCCCATTGACTACCAATCAACTAATTGTCTTTAGAGAGTAAAGGTGATCCTGAAATGTTTGGTTAGGCTACATGCCATTGAGCTGAATTGTTCATTGGTGGACTGCAAGTGAGGTCCGACATCGTGATATTTTGTTCATTGATAAATGAATTACAAAACATTAGGCTATGTCAACTGTCCTGTAAAGATATAATAGCAACTCTGTTCCTGTACGCTATGCCGACACGTTGCTGTTGATATTGAGCAACAGTGTAACTCCTAGAGAACtgtaatgatcaataaataggCCTATGATCATTAAATAAGAACACTTGCCACTGGTTGTGTGATTGCCTAAGGTTGCTCAAAAAGTTCCCCCTGGTACCTACTTTGTTCTCGGTATGTCTAACCTACTTCTTTTGCAGGCCCAGTTTGAAATTGCTCCTATTTGTGTGACATTTGCCATTATTCAGAGACAAATGACAGCTAACGCGAAAAAGGCCAATATCTGACACTTACAAGTTACAACAGCAGAGAAGAGGTGAAGTTGGCCCTCCCACTCTGCTGCGCTGTTCGACTCAAGGGGAAGTCTCTACTCTCCACTCAATTTTTTCAGTCCGAGTAGGCATGATTTGGGAGCGGACTGAGCGGCGTTAATACCCGGTGTCCACAGCCTACAGAGCTAGCTGCCTGGGTTGGAGGGGTTCGTCCTGAGGAATTGATTCGGTGAAAAGTAGTCTGTGGCATAAACAAGAAACGAAATGGGTAACAAGGTTGCTCGGGAAGATTACGAATGGGTGTATACGGATCAGCCCCACGCCGACCGGAGGAAAGAAATTTTAGGTGAGACAATCATTCCTGTCGATTCGTAGCAGAAGGTgttgtttgtttctcatttacTATCTTCCACATAGTTTTGAGTCATTTAAGTCTTGCACAAAAGTAATGTATTTATGTTATCGCTTTAACACGTTATTTGTGACAAAATATAGCGTTTCTACAATCACACGTTAATAGGCTAACGTTCATCTTACCTAACGTTAGATGAtggctaacgttaatgttagccGGGTAACTAGCAGAAGTAGGATAACTTAAACGTAGCGATATTTGCTCAAGGCACATGTTGTGTTCTGATACACATTATGTAAACATTGTGTTATTATCTAGTCAGTGTAATTTGCTACTAACATCTAGTTCATAACAATGGTTACCTCTTATTATAACCCAACGGTGTTGCAAAACCTCAACTATGTGACTAACGTTAACTAGGACTTACTTTAATAAACCAACATTTGCTGGTTACGCAACGTAAAAACGTTAACGTCGACACAGTTGTCGTTGGGTCCTTAACCAACTGTATTTGAAGTTATTGACCATGATATTAAAATAAAACGTAAAGGCTTATTCGGTACTATTTTAAGGAGCATGCAATACAGTTTGCGGTCACGAGTGAAGGGGGAAACCGTTATGTCAGCTGGGTGGGAGCTAGCTGGCTAGGAAAGCTAACGTTTCTTCCAGGCCACTCCCTGCGACCCAGCGCCCTCTCTCTAGTGCTCTGCTTGGACCACCAGTATGCAAAAAGATTGGTTGGCTAGCTTGCTAGATTTATGTAAAATGCATCTATCGATTGCTAACGTTATCCAACTAATGCGAGGTC is a window from the Sardina pilchardus chromosome 18, fSarPil1.1, whole genome shotgun sequence genome containing:
- the fbxo28 gene encoding F-box only protein 28, whose amino-acid sequence is MAAVVERVDVGVGATDSDSVSPRLSTPPPDQPHQNNPLLGLPIVAIETILNFLSYDEISLLRLVCKRMDMICQRMLNQGFIKVERYHSLCQKQVKAQLPRRESERRNHSLARHADILAAVETRLSLLNMTFMKYVDSNLCCFIPGKVIDEIYRVLRYVNSTRAPQRAHEVLQELRDISSMAMEYFDEKIVPILKKKLPGADLSGRLIGSAPVAGPSTSLTTMSLLAKNTPSRSEMTKVQQQVKVNGASMTALRREMQEVRVKQLEQQKQLQDQEQKLLEQSQVIGEQNARLAELEHKLRELMDRAVGGGAAPTSAMARASTSAASSSSSSSSSSSTAVAMASTSAAAAAVAVAAVASSITGAVVSDGAEEDGVPSLKRSRKSLDLPRQSKRLRSKK